The Pseudomonadota bacterium region TGAAGCAGACTGGCGTGATGGTAAAGGGGCGCACGATATTATCGTCAATCTGGGCGCCGGCGACATCACCGTAACACTGACCGAGTAACGCTCACCTAGGTCACCGCATCGCGGCTACTCAGGGTGCGTCGCACTCGGTCCCGGCGCACTGAGAAAAAAGTCCGCTGCGATCGCAAGATCCAGAAAGTTAACCACGCCATCGGTATTTAAGTCCGCAATGGCATCGTCGGAAAACAACACCTCGGAAAAACGCGCCATGTCGATAAAATTGACGATACCGTCGTTATTAAAGTCGGCATCGCACGCGTTTCCGTATCCATCCACATCGGCATCGGTTTGCTCATAGTTTGCATGCACCAAGCAATTGTCCACATAGTCGGACTGACCGTCGGCATCGGCATCAACCTGACACACACTACTGTTGCACACACCGTCGAGCAGCGAACGAGGATAGTCGGCGAAAACCGAGGCATCGATGCGTTGAGGCGATTTCCAGACACTGCCAAGGCCCAGTAGCGCATGCGCATCGTTTGCGCCAAAGTCGAGCGCAACACCGAGCTGGCGTTCATCGAACCGCCAGAAACCGACCAACTCCGACTCGATCTCCGGATTAAGGGGTTGGTCAAAATCGGCACTGATTTCGTCCGGCGTGCGTGCACGACTCCACACACGCACCTCATCGATTGCGCCATGAAAGGCGGTATTGCTCGAACTGAAGTCATCGTTTTGCCGACCACCGATCCGAAATTGAGGCCGTGTTGGATGATGATCACCCAGCACGCCGGAAGCGGCATCGATGTCCACCAGCTGTCCATCCAAATAAATAGCGACTTGCTGGGAGTTCGCGCTATACGTCAACGCCACGTGATGCCAGGCGCCCGCTTCCAACTCAACCGGCGTAACCACAGAGACCCAACCAGGCGAACCGGTCGCAAGCGCATAGTACAACGTGCCGGTGGTGGTGCGAGCCAAGTAATACTCGCCCTCCTTACCCAAAATCACTCCGCCCGAATTCGAGCCGCCAGAACCATCAGGACGCACCCAGGCTTCCAGAGTCAACGCATCCGTGAGCACGAGATCTTCCAAATCTTCTGGCGCGTCAATGGTGACATGGTCGTCGACGCCATCGAACTGCAACGCACCACCCAATACATCAAAGCCACTGCCGTTTCGCATCGGCTGCTGCGCCATGCCATTTGTCGCAAGCGCGATATGGATCCCGACTGGACCCTGGTCGAACGCCATATCGCCACGCACCTCGTCGAGCGCCCAGGCCGCGAGTAATCCGGCCGCTGACGGATCGGGTGCAGTGACCATCGTTGACTTCAACTGCGCCGGAGACCGCGCCTCAGACCAGACGCGCACATGATTCATTGCACCGTAGAAGGCCGCGCCATCCCCGCCCCCCATGGCCCATACACCAGATGGCGACGCGCCAGCGATGTCGCCCGATTCGTCAGCACGGTAAACCAGCTCACCATTCACGTACAGACGCGATTCGTAGGCCACTTCAGTCGCCTCATACACCAACGCGACGTGCGCCCAATCCGTCGCATTCGGCGGTAACATACCGGTGCGTCGCACGGTGGCCATACCGGGGGACGCGTTAGCGAGGCGATAAACCCACTCACCTTGATCTAGGCCCAATTGATAGCGGTCTGCATAGTCGATCACGGTCGCGGTTTGCCCTGCCGTAAAGGGACGCACCCATGCCTCGAGTGTGAGAGCGCCGGTTACCGCCAACTCTGGCGTTTGTACGGTGGCCAAATCATCAACCCCATCAAACGCCAGCGCACCAAAGAACCGATCGGCAGACGGAGCCGGTCCCGGTGAGAAATTGTTCGGCGGCTCAAATACACCACCGCCGGTATCACCGTATACCTGTTCGAGTGTGGTCTCACACTCATAGCGGCCCAGCGCAATGGGAAAAAGATCAAGACCAATACCGGTGCCGAACGAACGCTCCTGACCTATCTCGGTGTCAGGATCATCCTCAGCGGTCACAGAGGCGTAGGACACATTGAATGCCGATCCCGGCCCATCAGCCTCGATCACTAGCGATACCGAACGACCGCCAACCCCGTCAAAACTGGTGTAAGCGCCGCTGGTGAAAAACAGCTCGGTGGACACTTCAATGATATCGATGCCTTCGCACATCGAGCTGAAGCAACCAAATTCACCGTTCTCACCGTAGACGACTCCGCGCGACTCGGCACGACCCAGGATAGACGCCGTCGAGCCCGTACCGGCAGACAACACGATATTCTGACCGTCGTATCGTGCCGCCGCATCGGCGCTATAGAACGCTTCGCATTGACTGGTCGAAATACTGTCGAGATAGGGATCGGGATAACACAGCGGGGCCTCAATATCGGAAATGGCGCACACCGCACCGTCTACGCACCCCTTTATAATGTTGCACCGTTCGCCGATATTTGGCGCGCGTTCGCAGCGCTGTGGGATACCCGGCGCGCAAAGCAGACCTGCTCCGCAGGGATTGGTGATATCACACGTCTCGCCCTCTTTTGCAGGCACGTGCGCACACTCCAGCGCCAGCGTGCACGCTAAACCCGCGGCACACGGCAATCCAATGCCGCATGTGTCACCGGCCTGAGCTTCGGTAAAGCACTGGCTACTGTCCGGATCGCACAACAAACCGTCCGCACAACCGATGCTGACATCGCACAGCGCACCCACGGTCGCAGGCGTCAAGCATAAGCCGGTAATGGACTCGTATTGAGTCCCCGCATCACATCCGCTACACGGCAAGGGCGAGTCTGGACACGGCGGTTGGCCATTGCCGCCACAATCGTCGCACGTTGGCACATCTTCAAAACACCCGTTCGAGACGGTTTCATCCGGGATGTCTACGGTGAACGTGGTGCAAGTCCATGGCCAATCCGGATTGACGCACACTTGATAGGAATAATTATCCGGGCAATCAACGGTATACGAAAAACTACCCGGGGGAGTTGGCATGAAGCCGGCATCGCAGGCGGGAGTGGATTCGCAAGCCGGCTGTTGATCCCGGCCGCAATCAATCCGTGTACCGCCGTAATACTCATGTTCGCAATACAAATTGCTGCGCGCATCGACCGGCGCAGCGAATAGCATCAGCGCCATGCCAAGCGCCACCGGTATCCCGACCAGATTTCTTCTTCGATTCGCCATGCCTGCTGCCCCTGATAAAAAATGCCGCTATTCCTTTACAGCGCATTCTTGGGGCGAATCGTTTAAAAAATTTTATTTATCGTTTAATTACAGAAGGTTAAACTAACCTATCTCCCGTTTGAGCCAGGCTTTGGCAAATTTCAATTCCTCAAACAACGCCGAGCGCGTAACGCCCAACTGAGCCGCAGCCTCGTCGTACGTGAGCCCACCAAAATAGATGTACTCCAACGCGGTGGCTAAGCGCGGATCCTGTGCCTCGAGCTTATCCAGCGCCAAATCAAGATCGAGAATGGCCGGCGCATGATGCGTCGACGCGAGAAGCTGCTCGTTGAGCGTGAGGTCGGGCACCGGTCCACCCCTTTTTAGGCTGTGTTTCGCCCGCGCATAATCCACCAAAAGCTGGCGCATTATCTTTGTGGCGGTGGCAAAAAAATGCTGACGATCCGAATAATCCAGTTCGAGACCGGCCAACTTCAGAAACGCCTCGTTCACCAGTTCAGTGGCCTGCAGGGTGTGATTGGGATGTTCGCGACGCATGTTGCGCTGAGCGATCAGTCGTAGCTCGGCATAGACCTTTGGCGCCAGTTGATCAAACGCGCTTTGCGAACCCGACTGCCAATCCTTTATCAGTTCGGTAAGCGGATGCGTCTCGACGGACATCGTTTTAGTCGGACGTCGAGTAGTCGTCGCGAACGA contains the following coding sequences:
- a CDS encoding LamG-like jellyroll fold domain-containing protein, producing the protein MANRRRNLVGIPVALGMALMLFAAPVDARSNLYCEHEYYGGTRIDCGRDQQPACESTPACDAGFMPTPPGSFSYTVDCPDNYSYQVCVNPDWPWTCTTFTVDIPDETVSNGCFEDVPTCDDCGGNGQPPCPDSPLPCSGCDAGTQYESITGLCLTPATVGALCDVSIGCADGLLCDPDSSQCFTEAQAGDTCGIGLPCAAGLACTLALECAHVPAKEGETCDITNPCGAGLLCAPGIPQRCERAPNIGERCNIIKGCVDGAVCAISDIEAPLCYPDPYLDSISTSQCEAFYSADAAARYDGQNIVLSAGTGSTASILGRAESRGVVYGENGEFGCFSSMCEGIDIIEVSTELFFTSGAYTSFDGVGGRSVSLVIEADGPGSAFNVSYASVTAEDDPDTEIGQERSFGTGIGLDLFPIALGRYECETTLEQVYGDTGGGVFEPPNNFSPGPAPSADRFFGALAFDGVDDLATVQTPELAVTGALTLEAWVRPFTAGQTATVIDYADRYQLGLDQGEWVYRLANASPGMATVRRTGMLPPNATDWAHVALVYEATEVAYESRLYVNGELVYRADESGDIAGASPSGVWAMGGGDGAAFYGAMNHVRVWSEARSPAQLKSTMVTAPDPSAAGLLAAWALDEVRGDMAFDQGPVGIHIALATNGMAQQPMRNGSGFDVLGGALQFDGVDDHVTIDAPEDLEDLVLTDALTLEAWVRPDGSGGSNSGGVILGKEGEYYLARTTTGTLYYALATGSPGWVSVVTPVELEAGAWHHVALTYSANSQQVAIYLDGQLVDIDAASGVLGDHHPTRPQFRIGGRQNDDFSSSNTAFHGAIDEVRVWSRARTPDEISADFDQPLNPEIESELVGFWRFDERQLGVALDFGANDAHALLGLGSVWKSPQRIDASVFADYPRSLLDGVCNSSVCQVDADADGQSDYVDNCLVHANYEQTDADVDGYGNACDADFNNDGIVNFIDMARFSEVLFSDDAIADLNTDGVVNFLDLAIAADFFLSAPGPSATHPE
- a CDS encoding ECF-type sigma factor; this encodes MSVETHPLTELIKDWQSGSQSAFDQLAPKVYAELRLIAQRNMRREHPNHTLQATELVNEAFLKLAGLELDYSDRQHFFATATKIMRQLLVDYARAKHSLKRGGPVPDLTLNEQLLASTHHAPAILDLDLALDKLEAQDPRLATALEYIYFGGLTYDEAAAQLGVTRSALFEELKFAKAWLKREIG